In a genomic window of Cardiocondyla obscurior isolate alpha-2009 linkage group LG08, Cobs3.1, whole genome shotgun sequence:
- the Dsh gene encoding segment polarity protein dishevelled homolog DVL-3 isoform X2: MEETKIIYHMDDEETPYLVKLNISPERVTLADFKNVLNRPNYKYFFKSMDDDFGVVKEEIVDDDAHLPCFNGRVVSWLVSAEGSNVSDGASQCTDSVAHSEAKHDRVDHATPGHGNRANAPLSHDDTLTETESIISSRQGHHLHKSSRHHSEKYEKYNKYNGLRINGHSKHRSGHGYETASILSSDLETTTFLESDDDASSRITSTTGRHTNMSSTIDRGTLDRRRPQRRRRHRLPPMSRTSSFSSITDSTMSLNIITVSLNMDTVNFLGISIVGQSNKGGDGGIYVGSIMKGGAVALDGRIEPGDMILQVNDINFENMSNDEAVRVLREVVQKPGPIKLVVAKCWDPNPKGYFTIPRTEPVRPIDPGAWVAHTAAIRGEGFPPRPPSATTLTSTSSSLASTLPDTERPLEELHLTIHTDMPTIVRAMARPDSGLEIRDRMWLKITIPNAFIGADVVDWLNTHVEGFLDRRDARKYASLMLKAGYIRHTVNKITFSEQCYYIFGDLCSAMSNMKLDNDTVSPLPPPSAWDMPYSGTYAPHSATGYSPMPFNFTNEPTVYGYHREESVHSGSGGSSAGSERICKEPIHDLKSCSSASESELHNPSVPSMPSKNSGNGNGSNGKRSNGSRSRSSGSEQSVQTGTGSGNQQNQQDLSGLSTTMGQLFL, from the exons ATGGAGGAGACGAAGATCATTTATCACATGGACGACGAGGAGACGCCGTATCTGGTGAAACTCAACATATCGCCGGAAAGAGTGACCCTGGCcgatttcaaaaatgttttaaatcgGCCGAATTACAAGTATTTCTTCAAGTCGATGGACGATGACTTTGG aGTGGTGAAAGAAGAAATAGTAGATGATGATGCCCATTTGCCATGTTTCAATGGCCGTGTTGTCTCTTGG CTGGTATCTGCTGAAGGTAGCAATGTTTCGGATGGTGCGTCTCAATGTACAGACTCCGTGGCGCATAGTGAAGCAAAACATGATCGTGTAGATCATGCAACTCCTGGACACGGTAATAGAGCGAATGCTCCGCTTTcacacgatgatacgttgacGGAAACAGAAAGTATTATAAGTAGTCGACAGGGACATCACTTGCATAAAAGTTCGAGGCATCATTcggaaaaatatgaaaaatataataaatataatg GACTCCGGATAAATGGTCATTCAAAGCATCGCTCTGGTCATGGATATGAAACTGCGTCTATTTTAAGTTCAGACCTCGAAACTACGACATTTTTAGAATCCGATGACGACGCAAGTAGTCGTATTACTTCAACAACGGGTCGACACACCAATATGAGTAGCACAATTGACAGGGGCACTCtcg ATCGACGTCGACCGCAAAGAAGACGACGGCATAGATTACCACCTATGTCTCGAACTTCGTCATTCAGTAGTATTACTGACAGTACAAtgtctttaaatattataactgTTTCGTTAAATATGGATACTGTTAATTTTCTCGGGATTAGTATTGTCGGTCAAAGCAACAAAGGTGGAGATGGTGGAATATATGTCGGTTCAATAATGAAAGG GGGAGCAGTTGCTTTAGATGGTCGAATAGAACCTGGTGACATGATTCTTCAagttaatgatattaatttcgaaaacaTGTCCAATGACGAAGCGGTGAGAGTTTTACGCGAGGTGGTGCAAAAACCAGG acCGATTAAACTTGTTGTTGCAAAATGTTGGGACCCAAATCCAAAGGGCTACTTTACAATACCTCGCACAGAGCCGGTACGTCCCATAGATCCTGGTGCATGGGTAGCGCATACGGCCGCTATACGAGGCGAAGGTTTTCCACCTCGTCCACCAAGTGCCACAACGTTAACTTCAACTTCGAGCAGCCTTGCTAGCACACTGCCAGACACTGAAC gACCTCTGGAAGAGCTTCACTTGACCATTCATACCGATATGCCGACAATAGTACGAGCGATGGCTCGACCTGATTCCGGCTTGGAGATACGCGATCGAATGTGGCTGAAAATTACTATTCCGAATGCATTTATTGGCGCGGATGTCGTGGACTGGTTAAACACGCACGTGGAAGGATTTCTCGATCGACGTGACGCCAGGAAATATGCATCGCTTATGTTAAAAGCTGGCTACATTCGACATACAGTAAATAAGATAACGTTTTCCGAACAATGTTATTACATATTTGGTGATCTGTGTTCAGCTATGAGTAACATGAAACTAGACAATGATACAGTTAGTCCCTTGCCACCACCAAGCGCTTGGGATATGCCTTATTCGGGAACATATGCACCACATTCGGCGACAGGTTACAGTCCCAtgccatttaattttacaaatgagCCCACGGTATATGGTTATCATCGAGAAGAAAGTGTGCACAGTGGTTCGG GTGGTAGCAGTGCAGGTAGTGAACGCATTTGTAAGGAACCTATTCATGATTTGAAGTCGTGTTCTTCGGCATCGGAATCGGAGCTGCATAATCCGTCGGTGCCGTCAATGCCAAGTAAAAATTCCGGCAACGGTAATGGATCGAATGGAAAGAGGTCCAATGGAAGCCGCAGTCGTTCCAGCGGTTCCGAACAATCTGTTCAAACGGGAACAGGATCAGGAAATCAACAAAATCAGCAAGACTTATCTG GATTATCTACGACAATGGGACAgctatttctttaa
- the Dsh gene encoding segment polarity protein dishevelled homolog DVL-3 isoform X1: MEETKIIYHMDDEETPYLVKLNISPERVTLADFKNVLNRPNYKYFFKSMDDDFGVVKEEIVDDDAHLPCFNGRVVSWLVSAEGSNVSDGASQCTDSVAHSEAKHDRVDHATPGHGNRANAPLSHDDTLTETESIISSRQGHHLHKSSRHHSEKYEKYNKYNGLRINGHSKHRSGHGYETASILSSDLETTTFLESDDDASSRITSTTGRHTNMSSTIDRGTLDRRRPQRRRRHRLPPMSRTSSFSSITDSTMSLNIITVSLNMDTVNFLGISIVGQSNKGGDGGIYVGSIMKGGAVALDGRIEPGDMILQVNDINFENMSNDEAVRVLREVVQKPGPIKLVVAKCWDPNPKGYFTIPRTEPVRPIDPGAWVAHTAAIRGEGFPPRPPSATTLTSTSSSLASTLPDTERPLEELHLTIHTDMPTIVRAMARPDSGLEIRDRMWLKITIPNAFIGADVVDWLNTHVEGFLDRRDARKYASLMLKAGYIRHTVNKITFSEQCYYIFGDLCSAMSNMKLDNDTVSPLPPPSAWDMPYSGTYAPHSATGYSPMPFNFTNEPTVYGYHREESVHSGSGGSSAGSERICKEPIHDLKSCSSASESELHNPSVPSMPSKNSGNGNGSNGKRSNGSRSRSSGSEQSVQTGTGSGNQQNQQDLSGRRMHEESHTQTSDLDNNSRDDIYEEDILEYQFLHK, translated from the exons ATGGAGGAGACGAAGATCATTTATCACATGGACGACGAGGAGACGCCGTATCTGGTGAAACTCAACATATCGCCGGAAAGAGTGACCCTGGCcgatttcaaaaatgttttaaatcgGCCGAATTACAAGTATTTCTTCAAGTCGATGGACGATGACTTTGG aGTGGTGAAAGAAGAAATAGTAGATGATGATGCCCATTTGCCATGTTTCAATGGCCGTGTTGTCTCTTGG CTGGTATCTGCTGAAGGTAGCAATGTTTCGGATGGTGCGTCTCAATGTACAGACTCCGTGGCGCATAGTGAAGCAAAACATGATCGTGTAGATCATGCAACTCCTGGACACGGTAATAGAGCGAATGCTCCGCTTTcacacgatgatacgttgacGGAAACAGAAAGTATTATAAGTAGTCGACAGGGACATCACTTGCATAAAAGTTCGAGGCATCATTcggaaaaatatgaaaaatataataaatataatg GACTCCGGATAAATGGTCATTCAAAGCATCGCTCTGGTCATGGATATGAAACTGCGTCTATTTTAAGTTCAGACCTCGAAACTACGACATTTTTAGAATCCGATGACGACGCAAGTAGTCGTATTACTTCAACAACGGGTCGACACACCAATATGAGTAGCACAATTGACAGGGGCACTCtcg ATCGACGTCGACCGCAAAGAAGACGACGGCATAGATTACCACCTATGTCTCGAACTTCGTCATTCAGTAGTATTACTGACAGTACAAtgtctttaaatattataactgTTTCGTTAAATATGGATACTGTTAATTTTCTCGGGATTAGTATTGTCGGTCAAAGCAACAAAGGTGGAGATGGTGGAATATATGTCGGTTCAATAATGAAAGG GGGAGCAGTTGCTTTAGATGGTCGAATAGAACCTGGTGACATGATTCTTCAagttaatgatattaatttcgaaaacaTGTCCAATGACGAAGCGGTGAGAGTTTTACGCGAGGTGGTGCAAAAACCAGG acCGATTAAACTTGTTGTTGCAAAATGTTGGGACCCAAATCCAAAGGGCTACTTTACAATACCTCGCACAGAGCCGGTACGTCCCATAGATCCTGGTGCATGGGTAGCGCATACGGCCGCTATACGAGGCGAAGGTTTTCCACCTCGTCCACCAAGTGCCACAACGTTAACTTCAACTTCGAGCAGCCTTGCTAGCACACTGCCAGACACTGAAC gACCTCTGGAAGAGCTTCACTTGACCATTCATACCGATATGCCGACAATAGTACGAGCGATGGCTCGACCTGATTCCGGCTTGGAGATACGCGATCGAATGTGGCTGAAAATTACTATTCCGAATGCATTTATTGGCGCGGATGTCGTGGACTGGTTAAACACGCACGTGGAAGGATTTCTCGATCGACGTGACGCCAGGAAATATGCATCGCTTATGTTAAAAGCTGGCTACATTCGACATACAGTAAATAAGATAACGTTTTCCGAACAATGTTATTACATATTTGGTGATCTGTGTTCAGCTATGAGTAACATGAAACTAGACAATGATACAGTTAGTCCCTTGCCACCACCAAGCGCTTGGGATATGCCTTATTCGGGAACATATGCACCACATTCGGCGACAGGTTACAGTCCCAtgccatttaattttacaaatgagCCCACGGTATATGGTTATCATCGAGAAGAAAGTGTGCACAGTGGTTCGG GTGGTAGCAGTGCAGGTAGTGAACGCATTTGTAAGGAACCTATTCATGATTTGAAGTCGTGTTCTTCGGCATCGGAATCGGAGCTGCATAATCCGTCGGTGCCGTCAATGCCAAGTAAAAATTCCGGCAACGGTAATGGATCGAATGGAAAGAGGTCCAATGGAAGCCGCAGTCGTTCCAGCGGTTCCGAACAATCTGTTCAAACGGGAACAGGATCAGGAAATCAACAAAATCAGCAAGACTTATCTG GACGGCGTATGCACGAGGAAAGTCATACGCAAACTAGTGATTTGGATAACAATAGCAGAGATGATATCT aTGAGGAAGACATTTTGGAATATCAATTTCTGCACAAGTGA